In the Helianthus annuus cultivar XRQ/B chromosome 11, HanXRQr2.0-SUNRISE, whole genome shotgun sequence genome, one interval contains:
- the LOC110888661 gene encoding putative nuclease HARBI1, with the protein MASNPWWPSSSDDEEEMFFANAVLRAGQILIEEEEEEEEFSSENVITRRIRINRDRQGAHDKLVNDYFSDEPLYNADIFRRRFRMSRRLFTRIANDLAGLDPFFTQRPDARNYEGFTTLQKCTAAIRQLAYGTVADALDEYLQMSARTTRECLYRFCYNVVKLYSKKYLRKPNAYDVQQLYQAHEARHGFPGMLGSIDCMHWGWHNCPTAWRGQYTRGDHGYPTVILEAVASQDLWIWHSFFGLPGSLNDLNVLYQSAIFTDVVNGTGPDTRFTVSGVEYRRGYYLADGIYPSWSTIVKTIPYPEDEKRKKFAKRQEAARKDIERAFGVLQKKWAIVAQPARAFTPKRLRLCMYACILLHNMIIEDIGRAICEYDENAAWGNTVPVDPPQQDLNSFSLTNDFTHANLQQDLVEHIWNNVNMVDGDGAEDEDE; encoded by the exons ATGGCTTCTAATCCTTGGTGGCCCTCGTCTTCGGATGACGAAGAGGAGATGTTTTTCGCAAACGCTGTACTACGGGCGGGACAAATTTTAatcgaagaggaagaggaagaggaagaattCTCGTCTGAAAATGTTATTACCAGACGAATACGCATTAACAGAGACCGCCAAG GAGCGCACGACAAATTGGTGAACGATTATTTTTCGGATGAGCCACTTTACAACGCCGACATTTTTAGACGCAGGTTCCGAATGAGTCGCCGCTTATTCACAAGGATTGCCAATGATTTGGCGGGGCTAGACCCGTTTTTCACGCAACGTCCTGATGCTCGAAATTATGAAGGGTTTACAACGTTACAAAAGTGTACTGCGGCCATTCGACAACTGGCGTACGGGACAGTGGCCGACGCTTTGGACGAGTACTTACAGATGTCGGCAAGAACTACGCGGGAATGTTTGTATCGGTTTTGCTATAATGTGGTGAAACTGTATAGCAAAAAATATTTGCGGAAACCAAACGCGTATGATGTTCAACAGTTGTACCAAGCTCATGAAGCAAGGCACGGGTTTCCGGGAATGCTTGGTAGCATTGATTGTATGCATTGGGGGTGGCATAATTGCCCGACTGCGTGGCGCGGCCAATATACGCGAGGTGATCACGGATATCCAACCGTGATACTTGAAGCTGTGGCATCACAAGATTTGTGGATATGGCATTCTTTCTTTGGTCTCCCTGGTTCACTCAACGACCTCAACGTGTTATACCAATCGGCCATCTTTACCGATGTCGTTAATGGAACGGGACCGGACACACGTTTTACAGTTTCTGGGGTTGAGTATAGACGTGGGTATTATCTTGCTGACGGGATATATCCGTCTTGGTCTACAATTGTGAAGACTATTCCATATCCCGAGGACGAAAAACGGAAAAAATTTGCCAAGCGTCAAGAAGCTGCAAGAAAAGACATCGAACGTGCTTTTGGTGTCTTACAAAAAAAATGGGCCATCGTTGCACAACCGGCACGTGCGTTCACCCCAAAAAGGCTGCGTCTTTGTATGTACGCTTGCATTTTGCTCCATAACATGATTATTGAAGACATAGGTCGGGCGATTTGTGAGTATGATGAGAATGCAGCTTGGGGGAACACTGTCCCGGTTGATCCCCCACaacaggatttaaactcgttcTCGCTAACAAACGACTTCACGCATGCAAACCTTCAACAAGATTTGGTAGAACATATTTGGAACAACGTTAACATGGTGGACGGTGACGGAGCCGAAGACGAAGACGAGTAG